In Lotus japonicus ecotype B-129 chromosome 5, LjGifu_v1.2, one genomic interval encodes:
- the LOC130718377 gene encoding cytochrome c oxidase copper chaperone 1-like translates to MSGAQLQNASLATLHGSQQNKVSATEASGVESKPKKKICCACPDTKKLRDECIVEHGEAACTKWIEAHKQCLRAEGFNV, encoded by the coding sequence ATGAGTGGTGCACAACTGCAAAATGCTTCCCTTGCCACCTTACATGGGTCACAACAAAATAAAGTTTCAGCTACTGAAGCTAGTGGTGTGGAGTCAAAGCCAAAGAAGAAAATCTGCTGTGCTTGCCCAGACACTAAAAAACTGCGAGATGAATGCATAGTAGAGCACGGTGAAGCAGCTTGTACAAAGTGGATTGAGGCTCACAAACAATGCCTCCGTGCTGAGGGATTCAATGTTTGA